The following are encoded together in the Glycine max cultivar Williams 82 chromosome 8, Glycine_max_v4.0, whole genome shotgun sequence genome:
- the LOC100820625 gene encoding katanin p60 ATPase-containing subunit A1, translating to MVGGSLAGLQEHLKLARDYALEGLYDTSIIFFDGALAQINKHLSTVEDPLIRAKWMNVKKALSEETEVVKQLDAERRAFKDNPIGRRPSSPPISVKSSSSFVFQPLDEYPTSSSGPGPVDDPDVWRPPSRDTTSRRPARPGQVGARKSAQDGAWARGATARTGAAGRGAKAGATGRVNSGTRASTTTGKKGGAASSGKASKTDTAAAAVTNGDAEDGKSKKLQYEGPDPELAAMLERDVLETSPGVRWDDVAGLTEAKRLLEEAVVLPLWMPEYFQGIRRPWKGVLMFGPPGTGKTLLAKAVATECGTTFFNVSSATLASKWRGESERMVRCLFDLARAYAPSTIFIDEIDSLCNSRGASGEHESSRRVKSELLVQVDGVSNSATNEDGSRKIVMVLAATNFPWDIDEALRRRLEKRIYIPLPNFESRKELIRINLKTVEVAPDVNIDEVARRTEGYSGDDLTNVCRDASLNGMRRKIAGKTRDEIKNMSKDDISKDPVAKCDFEEALRKVQRSVSQADIERHEKWFTEFGSA from the exons atggtTGGAGGTTCGTTAGCAGGGTTGCAAGAGCACCTCAAGTTAGCCCGTGACTACGCTCTCGAAGGGCTCTATGACACCTCCATCATCTTCTTCGACGGCGCACTCGCCCAGATCAACAA GCACCTAAGCACTGTAGAGGACCCTTTAATCCGCGCGAAATGGATGAACGTAAAGAAAGCACTTTCGGAAGAAACAGAAGTTGTAAAACAGCTAGATGCAGAGAGAAGGGCTTTCAAAGACAACCCCATTGGAAGACGCCCTTCTTCGCCTCCCATTTCGGTCAAGTCATCATCGTCTTTCGTTTTCCAGCCGTTGGATGAGTACCCTACTTCATCCAGCGGTCCTGGTCCCGTTGATGATCCCGATGTGTGGCGGCCGCCCAGCAGGGACACCACGAGCCGCAGACCGGCGCGTCCCGGCCAAGTCGGTGCTCGGAAATCGGCTCAAGACGGGGCTTGGGCGCGTGGCGCTACAGCCAGAACTGGTGCCGCTGGGCGTGGTGCTAAGGCTGGCGCTACCGGTAGGGTTAACTCCGGGACGCGAGCGTCGACGACTACCGGGAAGAAGGGTGGTGCTGCTTCTTCTGGAAAGGCTAGCAAGACAGATACTGCTGCTGCAGCTGTAACT AATGGTGATGCTGAAGATGGTAAGTCAAAGAAGCTTCAATATGAAGGTCCTGATCCTGAATTGGCTGCAATGCTTGAAAGGGACGTGTTAGAAACCTCTCCTGGAGTCAGATGGGATGATGTTGCAGGGCTTACTGAAGCAAAAAGGCTTCTAGAAGAAGCTGTTGTTCTTCCCTTGTGGATGCCTGAATATTTCCAG GGAATCAGGAGACCGTGGAAAGGTGTCCTCATGTTTGGACCTCCAGGAACTGGGAAGACACTTCTTGCTAAAGCAGTTGCTACTGAATGTGGGACCACTTTCTTTAATGTATCTTCTGCTACTTTAGCTTCTAAATGGCGTGGGGAGAGTGAGCGCATGGTGAGGTGTTTGTTTGATCTTGCAAGAGCATATGCACCAAGCACAatattcattgatgaaattgatTCTCTATGCAATTCTAGGGG GGCTTCTGGTGAGCATGAATCGTCCAGAAGGGTGAAGTCTGAACTTCTAGTTCAGGTTGATGGTGTAAGCAATAGTGCCACAAATGAGGATGGTAGCCGTAAAATAGTAATGGTTTTGGCCGCTACTAACTTCCCTTGGGATATAGATGAGGCACTAAg GAGAAGGCTGGAAAAGCGTATATATATCCCTCTTCCAAATTTTGAGAGTCGTAAAGAACTGATCCGGATCAATTTGAAGACTGTTGAG GTGGCACCTGATGTCAATATAGACGAAGTGGCTCGCCGGACAGAGGGATATAGTGGAGATGATTTGACAAATGTCTGTCGCGATGCTTCCTTGAATGGTATGAGGCGCAAGATAGCAGGAAAGACTCGTGATGAAATCAAGAACATGTCCAAGGATGATATTTCAAAGGATCCTGTTGCCAAGTGTGATTTTGAAGAAGCTTTGAGAAAGGTCCAACGAAGTGTTTCTCAGGCTGACATTGAACGCCATGAGAAGTGGTTTACCGAATTTGGATCAGCATAA
- the LOC121175315 gene encoding neurogenic locus notch homolog protein 3 produces MEMLTWTIFALVSLYPLFTCDVSATISTQLMSNQTQDDLSNICGLVYCGKGTCRPSSSELLGFTCDCESGWKKPKIGSVELPPCIFPNCTVNLNCGNGSPATPSPPTEVNDPCLLNFCGDGTCVSHGFDFKCQCNEGSDNLLNDPKLFCFQKCTLGGDCNGLDLGFGSETPPPPATHGSASPGTAGSGETLSCTRELHMLAMTILALIFQIWT; encoded by the exons ATGGAAATGTTGACATGGACAATTTTTGCCCTTGTTTCTTTGTATCCCCTCTTCACTTGTGATGTCTCTGCTACTATTTCCACACAGTTAATGTCCAACCAAACACAAG ATGATTTATCAAATATATGTGGTTTAGTATATTGTGGGAAAGGAACATGCCGACCTTCTTCCTCTGAATTGCTCGGTTTTACATGCGATTGTGAATCTGGTTGGAAGAAGCCTAAAATTGGTTCTGTCGAATTACCGCCATGCATTTTTCCTAACT GTACTGTTAATTTAAATTGTGGTAATGGATCTCCGGCAACCCCTTCTCCACCTACAGAAGTGAATGACC CTTGCTTGTTGAATTTCTGCGGGGATGGAACCTGTGTGAGTCATGGCTTTGATTTTAAGTGTCAATGCAATGAAGGCTCAGACAATCTACTTAATGATCCAAAGTTGTTTTGCTTTCAGAAAT GCACTTTGGGAGGAGATTGCAATGGGCTTGATCTTGGGTTCGGCTCCGAAACTCCGCCACCGCCAGCAACACATGGGTCTGCCTCTCCTGGAACTGCAG GTTCAGGTGAAACGCTGAGTTGCACAAGGGAGCTTCATATGCTAGCTATGACGATATTAGCATTGATATTTCAAATCTGGACTTAA